A section of the Triticum dicoccoides isolate Atlit2015 ecotype Zavitan chromosome 7A, WEW_v2.0, whole genome shotgun sequence genome encodes:
- the LOC119334654 gene encoding ABC transporter C family member 13-like isoform X3, producing MMDIGIRRQLDFTDLLELPAELKTASCYDKLLSSWTAEHQKYHADSSLLRAMFYAYGWSYLRLGILKVINDSISFVSPLLLNKFIKLIQEGSVGMDGYIIAISLGLTSIIKSFLDTQYSFRLAKLKLMLRSSMMGIVYQKCLCLSLSERSRFSEGEIQTFMSVDVDRTVNICNNLHDAWSFPLQIGLALYLLYTQVNYAFLSGLAITIILIPVNKWISTRIATATQKMMKQKDERISCAGELLAHIRTVKMYSWDKLFTQRLNKRRELEVKHLATRKYLDAWCVYFWATTPTLFSLFTFSIFAIMGHSLDAATVFTCVALFNTLISPLNSLPWVINGMIDSVISSRRLHNYLSTPEHCSSELTISSDVVKDDSNRHTETIYDPTAVIIRNLCCSWSSTSTVEPQIILRDISLQLQKGLFIAIVGEVGSGKSSLLNSIIGEMSVISGSINSCGSIAYVPQVPWILSGSLRDNILLGKGFDTRRYEEVIQACTLDVDISTMIGGDMSHIGEKGLNLSGGQRARLALARALYHDSDVYLFDDILSAVDSQVASWILEKAIMGPQMKRKTRLLSTHNLQAIYAADMIVVMANGFVKWFGTLDSFLATPYSKISNPDSSSAVSATSSQKNKGPSTFEFNTKDVLDNGSVVDQEEQRDQTEAEGRKEGMVEIIVYKKYATLAGWSMVFLIFVSAFLMQASRNGNDLWLTYWVDSSSGTNNTRFYLTILAGFGIINSFFTLGRAFSFAYGGLCAAIQIHADLLGSLIGAPVSFFDQNPSGRILNRLSSDLYTVDDSLPFILNIFVANFFSLLGTLVVLCYSQVTFLLILVPLWLIYSKVQFYYRSTSREVRRLDSVARSPIYSSFTETLDGSSTIRAFQKEGFFLERFIQQLTLYQKTSYSELTASLWLSLRLQLLAGLVILFIAVISVVGFHSNSPVKFGTPGLVGLALSYAAPVVSLLNSFLTTFTETEKEMISVERVVEYVGIPQEELQGSEAPDRSWPTEGKIEFEHVTLRYKADLPPALNEISFHIESGMQVGIIGRTGAGKSSILNALFRLTPICNGRILVDGFDVAKVAVQDLRGHFAVVPQSPFLFDGSLRENLDPFGITTDIRIWEALEKCHMKAEIESIGGLNIHVKESGGSFSVGQRQLLCLARAILKSSKVLCLDECTANVDNQTAFLLQKTICAECKGMTVLTIAHRISTVMKMDNILVLDQGKLVEDGNPEVLMNDDRSRFSRFAKASM from the exons ATGATGGACATTGGTATCAGAAGACAACTAGACTTCACAGATCTACTTGAATTACCCGCTGAGCTCAAAACTGCTTCCTGTTATGACAAACTTCTGTCTTCCTGGACTGCTGAACATCAAAAATACCATGCTGATtcttctctacttagagctatgttTTACGCTTATGGATGGTCCTACTTACGTTTGGGCATACTAAAG GTGATAAATGACAGTATCAGTTTTGTAAGCCCACTGCTACTCAACAAGTTCATAAAGCTTATTCAAGAAG GTTCCGTTGGCATGGATGGATATATTATTGCCATTTCCCTAGGATTGACTTCGATTATCAA GTCATTTTTAGATACCCAGTACTCCTTTCGTCTTGCAAAGCTCAAGTTGATGTTGCGATCAAGCATGATGGGAATAGTTTACCAGAAG TGTCTATGCCTCAGTCTATCTGAGCGTTCTAGGTTTTCTGAAGGAGAGATTCAGACCTTCATGTCTGTTGACGTTGACCGCACAGTAAACATATGTAACAATCTTCACGATGCTTGGAG CTTCCCATTGCAGATTGGACTTGCTCTTTACCTACTGTATACACAAGTCAATTATGCATTTCTATCTGGACTTGCAATAACAATCATACTGATACCAG TGAACAAATGGATTTCTACAAGGATTGCTACTGCCACACAAAAAATGATGAAGCAAAAAGATGAGAG GATAAGTTGTGCAGGAGAACTCTTAGCACACATTAGAACAGTGAAGATGTACAGCTGGGACAAACTATTCACTCAACGCTTGAATAAAAGAAGAGAACTAGAAGTGAAGCATCTTGCG ACTCGAAAATATCTGGATGCATGGTGTGTCTATTTCTGGGCAACCACGCCAACATTGTTCTCCCTTTTCACCTTTTCCATATTTGCAATAATGGGCCACTCACTGGATGCCGCCACG GTTTTCACCTGTGTCGCACTCTTCAACACATTAATATCTCCCTTAAACTCATTGCCATGGGTTATTAATGGGATGATTGAT TCTGTTATCTCTAGCAGAAGATTGCACAACTATTTGTCTACTCCAGAGCATTGCTCTTCCGAGTTGACTATCTCAAGTGACGTTGTAAAGGATGATTCCAACAGACATACTGAAACAATCTATGATCCCACAGCTGTTATAATCAGGAACCTATGTTGTTCTTGGTCTAGTACCTCCACTGTTGAGCCCCAAATAATTCTCAGAGACATATCTCTGCAGCTACAGAAAGGCCTCTTCATTGCAATCGTAGGCGAG GTTGGTTCAGGCAAGTCATCTTTGCTGAACTCTATTATTGGAGAGATGTCTGTCATCAGTGGTTCTATTAACTCATGCGGTTCAATTGCATATGTACCACAG GTACCTTGGATATTATCTGGGTCTTTACGGGATAACATTTTGCTTGGAAAAGGATTTGACACAAGGAG ATATGAAGAAGTAATACAAGCATGTACCCTTGATGTTGACATCTCAACAATGATTGGGGGAGATATGTCACATATTGGAGAGAAAGGTCTCAACTTATCGGGTGGACAGAGAGCCCGTCTAGCATTGGCAAG GGCTTTGTATCATGACTCTGATGTATACTTGTTCGATGATATACTTAGTGCAGTTGACTCACAGGTTGCTTCATGGATCCTCGAAAAAGCCATTATGGGACCACAAATGAAGCGAAAAACACGATTATTAAGCACCCACAATCTCCAG gctatttatgCTGCAGATATGATTGTGGTCATGGCTAATGGATTTGTCAAATGGTTCGGGACATTGGACAGTTTCTTGGCAACTCCATATTCAAAAATATCTAATCCAGATAGTTCATCTGCTGTCTCAGCAACAAGTTCACAAAAAAATAAAGGACCAAGCACCTTTGAATTCAACACTAAAGATGTGCTTGACAATGGTTCAGTGGTTGATCAGGAGGAACAAAGAGATCAGACTGAAGCAGAGGGCAGGAAAGAAGGCATGGTTGAGATAATTGTGTACAA AAAATATGCAACACTTGCAGGGTGGTCAATGGTATTTCTGATATTTGTGAGTGCATTCTTAATGCAAGCATCTCGTAATGGCAATGATCTTTGGTTGACTTACTGGGTGGATAGCAGTTCAGGCACCAATAACACAAGATTTTATCTG ACTATCCTTGCTGGGTTTGGCATAATCAACTCCTTTTTCACATTGGGAAGGGCATTTTCTTTTGCATATGGCGGTCTGTGTGCAGCAATTCAGATACATGCCGATCTTCTTGGCAGTCTAATTGGTGCCCCAGTTTCTTTTTTCGACCAAAATCCCAGTGGCCGAATACTGAATAG ATTATCGTCAGACCTCTACACTGTTGATGATTCCCTTCCATTTATCCTCAATATATTTGTGGCCAACTTCTTCAGCTTACTTGGCACCCTTGTTGTTTTGTGTTATTCACAG GTTACATTTCTACTCATCTTAGTCCCTCTCTGGCTTATCTACAGCAAAGTGCAG TTCTATTACAGGTCGACATCACGTGAAGTAAGACGGCTTGACAGTGTTGCTCGTTCACCTATCTATTCATCTTTTACAGAGACACTTGATGGTTCATCAACGATAAGAGCATTCCAAAAGGAG GGTTTTTTCTTAGAGAGGTTCATCCAACAACTGACGCTATATCAGAAAACATCCTACTCTGAACTTACTGCTAGTCTGTGGCTCTCATTAAGACTCCAG TTGTTGGCAGGGTTGGTCATTTTGTTCATCGCCGTGATTTCCGTTGTTGGCTTCCATAGCAACTCTCCTGTTAAGTTTGGTACACCTGGACTG GTTGGCCTGGCGTTATCGTATGCAGCACCTGTTGTATCACTGTTGAATAGCTTCTTAACCACTTTTACAGAGACAGAAAAGGAAATGATCTCTGTTGAGAGGGTTGTTGAG TATGTCGGTATACCTCAAGAAGAACTCCAGGGATCAGAAGCTCCTGATAGAAGTTGGCCAACAGAAGGGAAGATTGAGTTTGAGCATGTAACTCTAAGGTACAAAGCGGACCTACCACCGGCTTTGAATGAAATCTCATTCCATATTGAATCTGGCATGCAG GTTGGAATAATAGGAAGGACCGGAGCAGGAAAATCCAGTATACTGAATGCACTTTTCCGTTTAACTCCAATATGCAATGGTCGCATCTTAGTAGACGGTTTTGATGTGGCCAAAGTTGCTGTCCAAGATCTTCGTGGACATTTTGCAGTAGTACCCCAGAGTCCGTTTTTGTTTGATGGTTCTTTGAG GGAAAACCTAGACCCTTTCGGTATAACAACAGATATCAGGATATGGGAAGCTCTTGAAAAATGCCATATGAAGGCAGAGATAGAATCAATAGGAGGACTCAATATTCATGTGAAAGAAAGTGGTGGATCCTTTTCAGTAGGCCAGCGACAACTCCTATGTCTCGCCCGTGCTATCCTAAAATCATCAAAG GTACTTTGCCTTGATGAGTGCACAGCCAATGTTGACAATCAGACAGCATTCCTGTTACAGAAAACTATTTGTGCTGAATGCAAGGGCATGACGGTCCTCACCATAGCCCACCGCATTTCAACTGTGATGAAGATGGACAATATTCTAGTTCTTGATCAAGGCAAACTG GTTGAAGACGGAAACCCGGAGGTTCTTATGAATGATGACAGATCAAGATTCTCACGATTTGCGAAGGCATCTATGTGA